The sequence GTACTGTATACGTTTTCATTTGACTATAAGCTTTAAACTTATAAGCTTTAGTTcatcgtaaatctctctctctctctctctctctctctctctctctctctctctctctctctctctctctcagagacgtgATATGTGGCTGTGTCCATAAACCGTTATTTAATCACGAGGAggtattgcatacatacatacatacatacatatataaatacatgcatacattaatATAGTACTTATGTGTATATGTActcatacatatgtattcatatacataaatgtacatatgtgcagatatacatatatatgtgtgcatatatatgtgtatatataaatatatatttatatatatgtgaatatatatttatatgtgtataactatttatatgtgcatatatacagtaatatgtatatatactgtatatatatatatatatatatatatatatatatatatatatacacacaagtgcacacacacacacacacacacacacacacacacacatatatatatatatatatatatatatatatatatatatatatatatagcaagcgtACCACTTGCATATATAACttgtctggtgtgtgtgtgtgagagagagagagagagagagagagagagagagagagagagagagagagagagagagagaatcaacaaacCTTTGGCCCTACTCTAAACAAGACAAATACTAAAACTGAATTTAACATCAAGAAATTAATTATACTTTCAAGAACTACTGACCCTTTACAGTTTACAGTAACCTTAATAAAACCAAAGAACTATCATCACCATTATTCATCTtcgaattattcaaaattattcaaatagCCATTTTTTATTCTCGTGTAGAAGAAATACGTCGCATTTTCAAGGGTCTTCAAGTTCGTGACCATTGGCGCTTCGGCACTGAGTCGACTCAGATGTTTGCCTTTGTAGGGTTCTGTTGAAGCGGCCTGGCACAGTGAGTGAGTCCAACATGCCATACGACAGGTACCtgataagagattattattattattattatcattattattattattattttatcatcattattattattattattattattattattattattattattattattattattgttattattatcattattatcattattattattattactattttattattattattattatcattattattattattattattattattattattattattgatttattatcattattattattatcattattattattattattattatcattattattattattgttattattattattattattattattaatagctaagctacaaccctagttgggaaagcaagatgctataagcctaagtgctcaaacaggggaaaatagcccagtaaggaaaggaaataaggaagtgaacaaaacaatatcataaataatgaataatcaaaataagatgtTTTAAAATATTACTCCGGAGATGTATTTAGTAATTTCATACAAACACCAGGATATAGATAAACAATTCTTTCTAAGATCTTATCGTACacgcttccccccccccaccccgcccccccaccccacaaaaaaTGGCCCCccgcccccctccaaaaaaaaaaaaaaaaaaaaaaaactgagcagATAAGACTAATATCTAAaaaggagtgtgtgtgtgttttttttttttttttttttttaaactagaataGATAAGATTAGTGCCTGCACATTATCACTAAAAACAGAgaagattaattttgataatttatctgCAAAAGAAAACACTTGACTTAACATGTAATTTACTATAAAATTcatactatagttcatttcttttagcgagtcatatttgcaccgactcgcaacggtgcccttttagctctgaaaagttttctggtcgctgattggttagaattatcttgtccaaccaatcagcgatcaggaaatttttcccagctaaaagggcaccgctgcgagtcggtgcaaatatgactcgctaaaagaaatggactatggtatAAATTGTCAATTATAAGGTTATGGATAGAGTTATATGAAGAGAAGAGAGAACACTAATTTCAGTATTCTATTTGCAATAATAAACGAAATGGAATTATTCATACACTTTATGAAAAATATCCTATAGTACTTATAAATATCCTACTTATGAAAATCATACTTTAAAAAATTCATACTTACTTAAATTGCCAATAATAAGATTAtagaaaaattcatataaaaaggaTATAGAAAATTGGTTTcagaagttaaaaagaaaaaaaaaggggaaaaaaaaacaacagactGGACTTGAGcactttaagaaaatatttctggACTTGAGCACTTTAAGAAAATTTTTCTGGACTTAAGCACTTTAAGAAAATTTTTCTGGACTTGAGCCCTTTAAGAAAATTTTTCTGGACTTAAGCACTTTAAGAAAATTTTTCTGGACTGGAGCACTTTAAGATAATTTTTCTGGACTTGAGCACTTTAAGAAAAATTTTCTGGACTTAAGCAATTTAAGAAAATCCTACTTATAAAAATTCATACTTATATAAATTACCAATAACAAGATTGTAGAAAGAGTCAGTCTTTGAGATTAATTTCGGTACTTTACTTGTAAAAAAAACTTCAGACTGTACTTTTATGTACttaaaagacaaaaaatcctaCTTATAAAATTCCTACTTACATAAATTGTAAATAGCAAGATTCTAGAAAAagtccagttcgtaatactaggtatgcagttaattctaatagtcaggccttctccatcctgaggctcaatactacccagtactctagaagttttatttcagctgtggccaagttttggaatgatcttcctaatcgggtagttgaatcagtagaacttcaaaagttcaaactcgtagcaaatgttttttatgttcaacagacttgcatctgtttaatgttgttaatgtttatagaatattttatcttaattttcattacttatatcgtttatttatttccctatttcctttcttcaccagactatttttccctgttggagcccttgggcttatagcatcttgcttttccaactagggttgtagcttagctaataataataataataataataataataataataataataataataataatcagtatttgAGATTAATTTCGGTACTTTACCTGTAAAAACCACAACTGACTGTACTTATTTATATACTTAAAGAAAAAATCTTACTTATAAAAATTCTTACATAAATTGTCAATAACTACATTATAGAAAGAATCAGTCTTTGAGATTAATTTCAGCACTTTAACTGTAAAATCAATAACAGAATCTACTTATTTATGTACTTTAAGAAAACAATCATACTTATAAAAATTCCGACTTACataaattatcaacaacaacatcaTAGAATGAGTCAACCTCTGAAATAACCAGACCCTCAGTCAAAACGAGACTTCCCTTGGACTTCCTCAACCGTTCGTTCTTTATAAACTTGATCTCGTAATGGGATAAGTCGTCGCCAGCATCATCTAGGTCAGAGGTCAATGACGGGTCAGCGCGGATAAATGTTGAGATTACAGCTGCCAGGCATAGCTTAAATAACTTCTGCTGGACTCCCATTTTTCTCTCTCTGTTGAGGAAgatgaaaaatgttgaaaaaaatgtTTAGTAAGACCTGAAGATGACCCTCACCTtacttataatttatttttctctctctgttgacgaagatgaaaaatgttgaaaaaatgtTTAGTGAGACCTAAAGACAACCACCTtactcataatttatttttctctttcttttgaggAAGATGACAAATGTAAAAAAATGTTTAGTAAGACCTGAAGATGACCCTCACCTtactcataatttatttttctctctctgttgAAGAAGATGGAAAATGTTGAAAAAATGTTTAGTGAGACCGAAAGACAACCACCTTACTCatagtttatttttctctttcttttgaggAAGATGACAAATGTAAAAAAATGTTTAGTAAGACCTGAAGATGACCCTCACCTtactcataatttatttttctctctctgttgAAGAAGATGGAAAATGTTGAAAAAATGTTTAGTGAGACCGAAAGACAACCACCTTACTCatagtttatttttctctttcttttgaggAAGATGACAAATGTAAATAAATGTTTAGTAAGACCTGAAGATGACCCTCACCTtactcataatttatttttctctctctgttgAAGAAGATGGAAAATGTTGAAAAAATGTTTAGTGAGACCGAAAGACAACCACCTTACTCatagtttatttttctctttcttttgaggAAGATGACAAATGTAAAAAAATGTTTAGTAAGACCTGAAGATGACCCTCACCTtactcataatttatttttctctctctgttgAAGAAGATGGAAAATGTTGAAAAAATGTTTAGTGAGACCGAAAGACAACCACCTTACTCatagtttatttttctctttcttttgaggAAGATGACAAATGTAAAAAAATGTTTAGTAAGACCTGAAGATGACCCTCACCTtactcataatttatttttctctctctgttgAAGAAGATGGAAAATGTTGAAAAAATGTTTAGTGAGACCGAAAGACAACCACCTTACTCatagtttatttttctctttcttttgaggAAGATGACAAATGTAAAAAAATGTTTAGTAAGACCTGAAGATGACCCTCACCTtactcataatttatttttctctctctgttgAAGAAGATGGAAAATGTTGAAAAAATGTTTAGTGAGACCGAAAGACAACCACCTTACTCatagtttatttttctctttcttttgaggAAGATAACAAATGTAAAAAAATGTTTAGTAAGACCTGAAGATGACCCTCACCTtactcataatttatttttctctctctgttgAAGAAGCTGGAAAATGTTGAAAAAATGTTTAGTGAGACCGAAAGACAACCACCTtactcataatttatttttctctttcttttgaggAAGATGACAAATGTAAAAAAATGTTTAGTAAGACCTGAAGATGACCCTCACCTTACTCataatttatttatctctctctgttGACGAAGATGAAAGAATGTTGAAAAATGTTTAGTAAGACCTAAAAACGACCCTCACCACActcatattttcatgttgaacagcctATTAAAagtatctctttatagtttatatataaaagatctattttaatgtaaatgttcctaaaatattctatattaattgttcattacttctgttttagtttatttatttctttatttcctttcctcactaggctattttccctgttggagccttagggcttataaacatcctgcttttccaactagggttgtagcttagataataataataataataataataataataataataataataataataataataataatatgtaactgAAACAGATATATTTATTACACACTCGTTTTAtttactttatacagtatatattacatatggtAGTGATATATTATTCCTTTACATGTAACTTATTTCAAAATACAATAAGAAATTATTGTCCCAAATACCACCATaagaagaaaaatttacttttatataaataaaattgtgattaAACCACAATTTACATTCCTCTTACTAATATCTTTTCAAATAATTCCCTCACTGCCTCTTTCTTCTCTCATATGCccttcctatcagctaaaaagaaaagaaagaaaacagaaaaaacacTATCTTCATAAGCAATTTGTATTGTGGCCTGTTGTTTACATTGTCAGCTGATTTTGGCAAGAACCTTCTAACAGCACTATTGGTTGCCAGATGTAAGATGATAATTCGGTACGTAAAATGGCATTCTACCTAATTTATCTTTCTGTTTTTTTCGCCAATTTCGGAGGTTGCtttaaccaacacacacacacacacacacacacacacacacacacacacacacacacacacatatatatatatatatatatatatatatatataaatatatacatacatatatatatatatatatatatatatatatatatatatatatatatatatatatatatatatatactcgtccaTCCAAacctaaatataattatatatcataattatgtcTAGCAATCATATGTATACCAAAACCTCCCACAGTTAAGTAAGATATATACTAATCTACCCATAATTAGCTGGATCTTTCATTTTCTATTATCACAAcatatttatttcaaagaatatgCACTATATAAGAAGATAACTAAAATAAATAGTCAATGAATCCGTTTTCCTTATTTTctgatagcatcctgtttttccaactagggttgtagcttggctaatgataaaaataataataataataataataataataataataataattgtagcttggctaataataataataataataataataataataataataataataataataataataataataataataatatatgtaagtaCAAAATGTCATATACATCACtggagtttataaaaaaaaaagtgttatagatttgctatatataaacatgaatagatTTTCTGTAAATTTCCATAAAATCAATCTGATTCAATTTTGCAGATATATATTGAATGAAGATGGAAATCTATggatgtgtgaaaaaaaaaaattaaaaaaaaaaataaataaattagcttTGAAGTTTTCAGCAAAGTTAAAAAGTCTTGAAAATTTATACATAATAATACTGAAAAGCAATTGAGGTTGAAGCAGACTTCTTGGAAGCAAAAATGAAATGTTATgaagacatataaaaaaaaatcataaatatttacagaatataatagatgaatatcatagaattaaaaaaaaaatagacacacaacaacaaatgcagccgtttctagtccactactggacaaggcctcagccatgtccttattcatgtctgaggtttggccagttttcatcatcacactggccaatGCGAATTGGTAATAGTGGAGATTCTAGTctgatagctcaaagcaaaccaacttagtataggtggccctgactagtacagctttgctgatcatggcgatacacagaccctCTAACTACGTTGAGTTATCTATGTTTGTCTTTAAATAGGTTCTTACTTGTATGAATCAAAATGAAAACTATGTACAGCTGAAGGAAATATTATCTTCACAAGTACGTAAAGAATTGAAAATACCTGAAAGTGATGTGGTCTCCACTGAAGACGAAAGAAATCTGATCACAATGATATGATACTTCTTCATTTAAGGAATCTCACAGGCAATTGCTGGTAATAATGGCCGATTAAtctaacaacaataacagcaactaCAATTTCTCATTTCTTGCATTAAGTGGAAAATCAATTTTGGTATTTATTTACTATATACAGAACGTCCAAACTCCTTTTTCACAGGTAAATTAGAAATAAGGTGGTCATCAAAACTAATGATTCATACTAAATTGCTTCCTAAATCAcagaaattaaatctctctctctctctctctctctctctctgtctctcgtaggtgggagagggagtagccctacctggtcctagcttggggggaaagggggcttgggtgctgattatatataaTACAGTCAGTCTCTAAttaaatctactctctctctctctctctctctctctctctctcttgggagagggagtagccctccctggtccaagcttgggtgaagaggaggcttgggcgctgattatatataatatgttcagtctctagggcatggtcttgcttcatagggcaatgtcactgtcccttgcctctgccattcatgagcggcctttaaacctttcaacctacTCCAGAGGTAAGGGGTAGATTAATCGCTTACATATATCCACCATTTTTCTCTCTGACAAAGATATGTCAACTTTTATTAACCAATTTCATAGTCATTTGTGACCTTGAGTAGTTTTTTGAGCCATAATATACCTTGTTCATAGATCAACCCTAATtcactcattttattattattattattattattattattattattattattattattattattattattattattatttcattctatGTGATGTGGTTTCCTTTTACTGGATATTAGGAGTTTAGcattttgattatcaaaatagGGGTACATATggccttcaaataataataataataataataataataataatgatgataataatgataataataataataataacaataataataataataataataataataataataataaagccattattattaacaataataataataataataataataataataataaaggcattaataataataataataataatgaaaataataataataataacagcaaaaacaactacaacaacaacagcaacaacaataataataatgataataataataataataacacacaaggaacctcaaataaaaataaaaagtacttAAGGTATTTTAGAGCAAAAATAAAGAGCAGAAATTGGCGAAGTTCTCTATTGCAATTACTGCAAATATCAATCATTCCGACAGGCGAATAAAACGCGCAAATTCGTTGTAAATGACCTTGCGAAAGATATACTagaattttattccattttttatagTTGGGAAGAATTGTAGGAATAAATCTTCTGTCGTTTTCttgtatagagaaaaaaaatgtcaGTAAATCATGGCTTGTtgtaccctattggaaacgtccctgcctggtgatatactagattggggttcgaatctcgctcacgCTTGAAAGTttctttttagtgtctgcaaccttaccatccttgagaactAAAGATGGGAAGTTTGTGGAAGTCTATAGAGATCTACTAGActaggttcgagtctcgctcaagcttgatagcttttttttagtgtctgcaaccttaccatcattgagAACTAAAGATGGGAAGTTTGTGGAAGTCTATAGCAATCtactggacgggggttcgagtctcgctcaagcttgaAAGTttctttttagtgtctgcaaccttaccatccatgtgagctaacgaTCAGGAGTTTGttggatcctataggtctacctactgactcattagccattgcctggcccttcctgcccttagcttgggtggagagtcccgttcaagcttgttagttcttttggtcactacAACTtgaccatccttgtcagctaacgTTGGGGAGTTTGgtgagcctatagatttacctactgagtcatgagcagccattgcctggtcctccctggtcctagcttaggtggagagggaacttgggcgctgatcattatgtacacatggtcctgcttgctagggtaatgtcactgccctttgcctctgccattcatgagtgacctttaaaacctttaaaactaaattttaaaaaattaattgacATTAATGGAACTTCAGGATTTTCATGATACGATTAACAGAACTCTTTATTGCTCTAAATAAGAACATTTATCAAACGTCAAGTATAAAAAGACCTTCCATTATAAAGTGATAATTCTGATGGCAAGAGTTTTACAAAGACAATTTTTTACTCTGGTCTAAACTGTGCTTTATTGAAGGTAATTTGACCTCGATATCTTCCAACGATTTCAGTgttgatgttttattattattattattattattattattattattattattatccattctacaaccatggttggaaaaacagaatgctgcaaactcaaggactccaacatgaaaagcagcccagtgaggaaaggaatatatatatatatatatatatatatatatatatatatatgtgtgtgtgtgtgtgtgtgtgtgtatgtatataaatacatatatatatatatatatatatatatatatatatatatatatatatatatatatatatatctatatgtatgcactatatatatatatatatatatatatatatatatatatatatatatatatatatatatatatatatatatagatagatagatagatagatagatagatagatagatagatagatattcgtgATTAGCAGCCCAATATTTCTACAAGATTAAGGAACAATTTTTCAGGTAAAAATTTACTCAGCATTAAAGTTGAAATTCCTGTTGACCTCAATATACAAATCGTCTTTATTTGCTTTCAAATGATATTCCAGTAAATCCTTGTTTAGAAATTATGGGGTTTCAGATATGATCCCTTGACATGAATCCACTCGTCATTCACTCTTCAATCACTATTCATTCACTATTCATTCACTAATTATTCAGTAGATTCATGTCCCACTTTAAAAAAAAGTGGGTTTTTTTTTcgaagtttaatatttttttctctttcctctatTTCTCATTTCGAAGACAtttctctttttaagtttttattattttaagatatttctcttttcaagtttttattattttaagatatttctcttttcaagattatattattttaagatatttctctttttaagttctattttctttttatcgtTTCTTAGTTTAGAAATTCTCTTAAGAAAAGAGAATTTACTGGATTAATAGCTACTCCAAAAAGTACTCCGTCCAAAAATTTTACAGATACAATTATTAATcgtaaaaaaatagtattttcctAGCTGCTAGTGAATGACACTGcgctggcacgggctcttgctccgaAAATAGCCGGCGAGGATGATTGATGATGAAGGACAttgttaaagaaaaatagaatctaaaaaaaataaaaataaaaaaggaattagaaataaattttatttacaagCAAAATGTTATGAAGAAATCGAGTAGTTGAGATTAAATGGAACAGGATTTGAGATTACTGTAAATGAAACTGGATTTGAGATTAAATGAAACAAGGTTAGAGATTAAATGAAATAACATTAGAGAGTTTTTAATGAAACTAAATTTAAGATTAAATGAGACAGGATTTGAGATTACGGTAAATGAAACTGGTTTTGAGATTAAATGAAACAAGATTATAAATCAAATGATACAGGATTTGAGATCACTGTAAATGAAACTAGATTAGAGATTAACTGAAACAAGATTTAAGATCACTGTAAATGAAACTGGATTTGAGATCAATTGAAACtacattattaataaaatgaaacaGGATTTGAAATTACGGTAAAAGAAAATTGATTAGAGATTAAAAGAAACAAGTTTTGATATAACTGTAAATGAAACTTGATTGGAGATTAACTGAAACCAGATTAGAATTAAATGAAACCCGACTTGAGATTATGGCAAAGGAAAATTAATTAGAGATTAAATGAAACAAGATATGAGATTACTGCAAATGAAACAGGTTTtgatattaataagaaacaagattagaaattaaatgaAACAGGATTTGATATCGCTGTAAAGGAAATTGGGTTTGAGATCAAATGAAACAAAACTATATATCAAATGAAACAGGATATAATATCACTGTAAGTGAAACTAGATTAGAGATTAAATGAAACAGGATTTGACATTACAGTGAATGAAACTGGTTTTgagataaataaaaaacaagattagaaattaaatgaAACAGGATTTGAGATTACAATGAATGAAACTAGATTTAAGATTAAATGAAACAGGATTTGAGATTAAATGAAACAAGATTAGAGATTGAATGTAGTAATATTAGAAACTTTTAATGAAGCTAGATTTAATATTAAATGAAACAAGATTTGAGATTACTGCAAATGAAACTGGATTCgagataaataaaaaacaagattaGCAATTTAATGAAATAGGATTTGAGATAAATGTAAATGAAACTAGATTAGAGATTATATGAAACAAGACAATACTAAAACAGCGGAATAATGAAGTAtctgtggccctgactagtacagctttgctaatcatggcaataatTAACCCATTTCACCATTTtagggtatccctactcagaaagggatatatatatatatatatatatatatatatatatatatatatatatatatatatatatatcatcatcatcatcatctcctcctacgtctattgactcaagggtagaagagactctttagatatggtaagcagctcttctgggagaaggacactccaagatcaaacccttgttctctagtcttgggtagtgccatagcctctgtaccatggtcttccactatcttgggttacttagagttctcttgcttgagggtacactcaggcacactattctatctaatttctcttcctcatgttttgctgaagtttttatagtttatataggagatatttatttcaatattattcttaaaatatttatttttttctttgtttcctttcctcactgggctattttccctgttagagcccctggacttatagtattctgcttttccaattagggttgtagcctagcaattaataataataataataataaaagggcctcggttagatttcgtcagtcgtctctatcttgagcttttaattcaatacttctccattcatcatctacttcgcgcttcatagtcctcagccatgtaggcctatatcttccaattcttctagtgccttgtggaacccagctgaacgtttaatgaactaatctctcttggggagtgcgaagagcatggctaaactatctccatctacccctcattatgatctcatccacatatggcactcgagtaatgtctcttatggtttcatttctaagcctgtcctaccatttaattccatatatatatatatatatatatatatatatatatatatatatatatatatatatatatacatatatatatat comes from Palaemon carinicauda isolate YSFRI2023 chromosome 3, ASM3689809v2, whole genome shotgun sequence and encodes:
- the LOC137632910 gene encoding uncharacterized protein; the protein is MGVQQKLFKLCLAAVISTFIRADPSLTSDLDDAGDDLSHYEIKFIKNERLRKSKGSLVLTEGLVISEVDSFYDVVVDNLCTCRMACWTHSLCQAASTEPYKGKHLSRLSAEAPMVTNLKTLENATYFFYTSAIDNRFYGMQGDNSLYVFANHWATYPNSSNFCKRIPGHHLGFYETDDQLQAIENLFQSVEDKKNQQIWTDHQPEGENQYYKAGSFSSDQPEAFTVCQANPLRLPPRTDQSPDQSQTTRQ